The Rhizobium oryzihabitans genomic sequence AGTGACGCGAGAAGCTTCGCGAACTCATTCCGGCGATGGCCGCGAGTTTGCTCAGATTGTAGTCGTCGCCCGCATTCTCCATCACATGTGCTTTCACGCGAAAAATGGACATATCGCCATCGGGTGGTGCATTCAGTTGGGGCAGATATTGCGTATGTTCCGCTCGGCGTTTGGCCACCACTACCAGTTGCTGCGCGATCCGTAGCGATAGTTCGGCGCCGTGATGGTCAGCTACAAGCGTCAATGCGAGGTTGATTGCCGCGGCTACCCGGCTGACGTAATGAGAGTCCCACTTCGCATAACGATGCGGTCAGCTTCAACTCGGCTGGAAGGAAAGCGCGCGCCAAGTTCCTGGGCCGATTCCCAGTGCGTTGTCACGGTGTGGCCGTCTAACAAACCAGCATCACCCAGCGCGAAAGCGCCAGTGCAGATGGAGCCATAAATATTCGCTCGCCCGCAAACCTCCCGCAACCAAGCGCAAAGCGTAGGATCGTGAGTGTACGTAGGTGAGCTTGCAACAAGAACGACGTCATAGTTACCAATGGCCTCTTCACAGCAGAGATCGGGAAGGACGTGCGACCCGTTACACAGTCGAACGGGCCCGGGCTGGGCCGACACGAGCAAAAACCGATATCCGTCTTGTGGCCCAAGCAACGTGTTGGCTTCTGCAAACACATCCATCGGTCCAGCCAAGTCTAATGCAGTAGAGTCTGGACTAAAGGCCATAATAACGGTCCGTTGAGCGCACATCAGATTTCACCTTCACCGGCGAAGCTGATTCGACCGTGCTCACGGCCAAAAGCGTCGAGAAAAGTATCAAAAGCTGCACAGACGGCGTCCAGGCAAATGGGTACGTTCAGGTCATTCGGTGCTAGCTTTAGGTTTACTTGTACAAAGTAAGCTCGTACCGAAGCGTGGAGTTGGCCAATGTTATTAAATAACATAACATGAGAGGCCAAATTTTGAGACTTGGAGCGAGGCATTGAAATCATCTTCTTGCGCAAAGTTATCCGGGCCTTTCCGATCAAGTGTCCATGAGCGCAAATTTCCCTCACCACCTTAAGGCTGGCTTAAGGCTACCATTGAACCACAATCTTTGCCGCCACCAACGCGTGAAGCTGGCGCAAACGATGCGAGCGCATCTGCTCGTCTCGCTGCATGCTGATGTCTTAAATAACCGATCGGTGAGGGGTGCGAGCGTCTATTGACCATCTCCCAAATCTTCGGAAGCGCAGGCGGAGGAACTCGCTACTATTAATAATCTGGTCGTTTCGGCGGGCTCCACTGATACCCACGAACTTCCCCTTGGCGTGAGCGCGATCATGGAAGATCTGATTTTCCGGGAGAAACAGGTCTTCTCTTTCGAAATTCAGCGCTCGATGGTCACAGCGCTAGGGCGCCGCGTGCCGCTCCTGAAGAACCCGGAGCGCCACGGGAATTTTCTATTACTGCGCACAGGAAGTATTCCAAGTATACTTTTGGAAATGGGTTTTCTTTCAAACCTATAGGATGAGGCTCTGCTTAATGACAATGACGATCAGGACAAAATCGTACTTGGATCAGTGAAGGCTATAATGGCCTGTGTGCATCGATTCGCCGCCGTTGGATCCACCCAGTAAGTACTTTGGGCGACCGGGCGGGGCCTACAGCGAGGATAAATCTCATGCTCCTCGCCGCTGACCTTTTCCCGCCCCGTCATGGTCCCACCTCTAACTGTTCAATATCGGCTTAGAATTTCACACTAAACTTCGCATTGACGCCGTTGTTGATTGTGCCCGATCCGAACTGTCCGTTGTAGGAGACGCCCAGTTTTGCGGATTTGGTAAAGTGAATATCGAAGCCCGCCTCGATCAGAGCGACGTTCCTGGCAATCGGCGCCCCTGAAACAGTGAACGTCTCGGATCCGACAAAGCTTGCTGTCGACGTGGGGGTGACGTCGCCATAGCTATGCCGCCAGCCGATATCGCCGCGCGCCGTCACCAATGTCTCACCGATGTCGAGTTCGGTCGCGACACGCAAACCAATTGTGGTGAACCAGGTGTTCATCGTTGCTGAGGTTACCGACAACGATGCCGCGGTACGACCAGCTTCACCAAACTCGTCGCTGTTGAAACGCACAAAACCGGCGTTAGCATAGGGTTCGAAAATGGTGCGATCCATGTTCAACTCATATCCCACCTCTCCGAAGAGCTGCAGTGTAGAGGCGTCATACTCACTGGACAGGCGATCGGAGAAGCCAGGAAAAGCGACGTTACGGTTCATAGAAAGATCGTGCCATGTGTGCGCCAATCCGGACCGAAAATTGAGCGCGGAACTTTCAGACAGCGTCCACTGCGACGCCGCGTAAGTTCCAAGCGTGTAGTTCTTGCTGTCTCCCGACGACGAGCGTTCGTTCACATCAAAGCTCGAGTGGCCGTAACCCGCCATGATACCCACACGCCATGTATCGAATAGGTCTACGTCAATCCCGCTAGCGAAACCGCCGATCGAAGAACTCACGTCTCCGAATAGACTGTTGCCATCGTAGCTTCCCCAGGAACCATATGAGGTGGTCCATGCAAAATAGGGATTGGATTCCTGAGCTGGAGCGGTTGCACTTTGACCAAACGCCTGCTGCATGCGACCGTTCATGGCGCCCCGGACGAAATGGGACTGATCCACCAGAACACCGGCGGCTGTGGCATAGGCCTCACCGGAAAGGCGATCGAAACTTGCCCGCGCTTCGTCCGCGTTCAACATCAGGAGATCATTATAGAGTGCAAGGGAAGAACCGGACTGCGCCAATCCATCCAGAGCAGTCGCTGTGGCAAACTGGTTTGACGTCTCTGCAACGGTTGGGAAGAGGCGATGGGGAACGCCGGCATCGGGACCAACGGCGGGCTTTTTGAGCGACACCGTAAGATCAACGCTTTTAGGGTTGTAAGCCACGCCGAGGTTCAAAAATGCCGAACTCGACAGGGTGTCGGAAAACACGCCATTGACACCGCCTTCTGCGTTCAGAATACGATAGCTCCGCTCGGTCTGGTAACTGGTATCGGCATCGACAGAAACAATGCGGATATTGCCGCCGGCGAGATCGGCTTTACCTGTCACGTTGACCAGATCGGAGCGACCGTCGCTTGCAATTTCCGTTTCGAAGTGGGAACCGGAAGCCATCTTCAGATCACCGTCGATGGTCAGTGTCCCGATTGAGTTGCCTGCGGCAAGCGTGCCCCCAGACAAAATACTGGTCAGCGACCCGGTACCCGAACCAACAATCCCCGAACCACCCAGTCTTGCCCCTTCCAGCACGCTCAGGTTACCGCCGAGCGCTCCGTCTGAGCCCGGCTTTCCGACGAGCAGAGCTCCATTCCTGACGGTCGTTTGGCCCGCAAAGTGAGAACTGTCACCTGTCAGAAGAAGTGATCCAGATCCGGCCTGAATAATCTCCCCGGTCCCGCTAATGGAATTTGCCGATGTCACATCGTCGGATCGATCAAAAACCAGTATCGCCTCGTTATTTATATCTCCCAGAATACTGCCGGACGTGCCGCCATCGCCGAGCTTAAGCGTACCAGCCTCAACCGTCGTACCGCCAGAAAACGTGTTCGTGCCCGTCAATGTAAGCGTGCCGGCGCCAACCTTGCGAAGGCCATTCGACGACAGCTGTCCGGTACCAGTCGAAACGACGGACTCAAGCTGGTGTCTACGGTATGCCTCCGAGAAACCATCGCGTATTGAACCTGAAATAGTGTCGTTCTTGCCGAGACCACCGGTCACCAGACTTTGGTCACCGAGATAGACATCGCCTGCTCCCGAAAGCGAGCCTATCGCCATAGGAGACGTTTTCGTTGGACTAGCCTGAATGGTTGCGCCGTTCTTGTTGATAACGGTGGCCGATGCACCATGGCTCTGGTTTCCGAACAGGACCAAGCTGTCCGCGTCATTTGTGACAGTCGCAGTGCCTAACGTTGACTGGTCAGCCAAAAGAATTTGACTACGCGAGTTATAAATCTCAGCCGCACCGCCGGTGCTATCCTTGTAAAACAGGATCAGACCGTCATCCACATTGTTGACCGAAGCATTCTCCAAGGTTGATCCTGTTTGCAAGGAGATTAGACTTGCGGAGTTGCGGACTACTGCGGATCCTGCCTTCGAACCGCTTTCTAGGATCATCGCTCCGCCCTGAGACAACTCAATTTCGGCATGATCGGCCGATGCTCTATCGGCGAACACAACAGAACGGCCATTCAGCGAAATCTTGCCGTTTCCGGCATTTGAGCCATTATTAAAAATAACAGAATGATGCAGAGATTGAGTTCCACTAAGTATTTTCTTCCGCACTTCACTTGTTATTACTTCGACGTCTCCAGCTTGTAATTTTGAAAAGATCGCTTCGTTGTTTGCAGTCGCCCCGTAGTTAAAGCCAACCTGTCCGTTCAACGACAAGTCAATTACTTTTGTATTCAGGGTGCTGGAGTGGCCAATGATGCCCAAATATTTGCCATTCTTCACTACAACCGTTTTGGCAGTAGCTCCTGGAAAATCAATAGCAGCGTCTAACTTGTCGATCACCACATCCGTGGTTGAATCTGGGACTGTTCGAGTACTCCAGTTTTCTGGATCAGACCAATTAAATCCCGGTCCGACAAACTCGGCTTGTTGGGAAAAAGCGGTGACGCTCATTCCCGTAAGGATAGTGGTACTGAGCAAGAGCGTAGAAATCGACTTACATGCTGACATTCTCTTCACAGGCATTTCCCTTCTGATCACAGGGCACACATTGGTCCATTGCGTCCTGCGTCCCGAATCCTCGTCAGGTCGAGATTCTCTAGGTTGACAGAAATCTTGATAATCGCTGTGTTGCTCGTAGCGGGCGCGTTGGT encodes the following:
- a CDS encoding DJ-1/PfpI family protein, with translation MCAQRTVIMAFSPDSTALDLAGPMDVFAEANTLLGPQDGYRFLLVSAQPGPVRLCNGSHVLPDLCCEEAIGNYDVVLVASSPTYTHDPTLCAWLREVCGRANIYGSICTGAFALGDAGLLDGHTVTTHWESAQELGARFPSSRVEADRIVMRSGTLITSAG
- a CDS encoding autotransporter outer membrane beta-barrel domain-containing protein, yielding MSVTAFSQQAEFVGPGFNWSDPENWSTRTVPDSTTDVVIDKLDAAIDFPGATAKTVVVKNGKYLGIIGHSSTLNTKVIDLSLNGQVGFNYGATANNEAIFSKLQAGDVEVITSEVRKKILSGTQSLHHSVIFNNGSNAGNGKISLNGRSVVFADRASADHAEIELSQGGAMILESGSKAGSAVVRNSASLISLQTGSTLENASVNNVDDGLILFYKDSTGGAAEIYNSRSQILLADQSTLGTATVTNDADSLVLFGNQSHGASATVINKNGATIQASPTKTSPMAIGSLSGAGDVYLGDQSLVTGGLGKNDTISGSIRDGFSEAYRRHQLESVVSTGTGQLSSNGLRKVGAGTLTLTGTNTFSGGTTVEAGTLKLGDGGTSGSILGDINNEAILVFDRSDDVTSANSISGTGEIIQAGSGSLLLTGDSSHFAGQTTVRNGALLVGKPGSDGALGGNLSVLEGARLGGSGIVGSGTGSLTSILSGGTLAAGNSIGTLTIDGDLKMASGSHFETEIASDGRSDLVNVTGKADLAGGNIRIVSVDADTSYQTERSYRILNAEGGVNGVFSDTLSSSAFLNLGVAYNPKSVDLTVSLKKPAVGPDAGVPHRLFPTVAETSNQFATATALDGLAQSGSSLALYNDLLMLNADEARASFDRLSGEAYATAAGVLVDQSHFVRGAMNGRMQQAFGQSATAPAQESNPYFAWTTSYGSWGSYDGNSLFGDVSSSIGGFASGIDVDLFDTWRVGIMAGYGHSSFDVNERSSSGDSKNYTLGTYAASQWTLSESSALNFRSGLAHTWHDLSMNRNVAFPGFSDRLSSEYDASTLQLFGEVGYELNMDRTIFEPYANAGFVRFNSDEFGEAGRTAASLSVTSATMNTWFTTIGLRVATELDIGETLVTARGDIGWRHSYGDVTPTSTASFVGSETFTVSGAPIARNVALIEAGFDIHFTKSAKLGVSYNGQFGSGTINNGVNAKFSVKF
- a CDS encoding helix-turn-helix domain-containing protein — its product is MTLVADHHGAELSLRIAQQLVVVAKRRAEHTQYLPQLNAPPDGDMSIFRVKAHVMENAGDDYNLSKLAAIAGMSSRSFSRHFTRVTGVTPRVFVEQARLDTARHLLEETCQPLKAIAYNSGFGSADNMRRVFQRRLRVSPADYRERFNRKS